In the Carboxydothermus hydrogenoformans Z-2901 genome, one interval contains:
- a CDS encoding HD domain-containing protein encodes MQRFWRVYRDEEVVRRFKEINYLEKDREFCRHDFQHFLDVARILTILCFENKFSFPRELIYLTALLHDLGRVEEYLYGLNHALVGAEVAREILEKYQEFVQEEIFLITEAIRGHREQDSEGFTRLLYLADKLSRPCLTCRVIDKCHKKEEMLLLHQEKFY; translated from the coding sequence ATGCAGAGATTCTGGCGGGTTTATAGGGATGAAGAAGTGGTTAGGCGTTTTAAAGAGATAAATTATTTGGAGAAAGACCGGGAGTTTTGCAGGCACGACTTCCAGCACTTTTTAGATGTGGCAAGAATTTTAACTATTTTGTGTTTTGAAAATAAATTTTCCTTTCCAAGGGAACTTATCTATCTTACTGCCCTTCTCCACGATTTAGGGAGGGTAGAAGAGTATCTTTACGGTTTAAATCACGCGCTGGTTGGGGCTGAAGTTGCCCGGGAGATATTAGAAAAGTATCAGGAGTTTGTTCAAGAGGAAATTTTCCTGATAACGGAAGCAATAAGGGGTCACCGGGAACAAGACTCGGAAGGTTTTACCCGTTTATTATACCTTGCCGATAAGCTTTCCCGGCCGTGTCTTACCTGTAGGGTTATAGATAAATGCCACAAAAAAGAAGAAATGTTATTACTTCACCAGGAGAAGTTTTATTAA
- a CDS encoding formate--tetrahydrofolate ligase, translating into MKSDIEIAQEAKLEPIVKIAEKLGLTEDDIELYGKYKAKIAAHVWDRIKDRPDGKLILVTAINPTPAGEGKTTTTVGLGDALSRLGKKTVIALREPSLGPSFGVKGGAAGGGYAQVVPMEDINLHFTGDLHAITTAHNLLAAMIDNHIHQGNELGIDPRRVVWRRVVDLNDRALRKVVIGLGGPAQGVPRETGFDITVASEIMAILCLASDLMDLKERFNRILIGYTYDQKPVYARDLKAAGAMTVLMKDAIKPNLVQTLEHTPAFVHGGPFANIAHGTNSILADKIALKLADYLVTEAGFGADLGAEKFFNVVCRFAGFKPSAVVIVATVRALKYNGGVPRAELNKENLEALEKGFANLEKHIENIGKFGLPAVVAINRFPTDTDAELNKLRELIEATGAEFALSEVWAKGGEGGIELAQKVLKVIEEKPANFRYLYDLEMPIKQKIETIAREIYGADGVVFTADAEKTLAKFEEMGFGNMPVIMAKTQYSLSDDPNKLGRPTGFNITVRELRASVGAGFIVAITGDIMTMPGLPKRPAAEVIDIDADGKITGLF; encoded by the coding sequence ATGAAAAGTGATATCGAAATTGCCCAGGAGGCAAAATTAGAGCCCATAGTAAAAATAGCGGAAAAGTTAGGGCTCACCGAAGATGACATTGAACTGTATGGTAAGTACAAAGCAAAAATTGCAGCTCACGTTTGGGACAGGATCAAGGACCGTCCGGACGGCAAATTAATTTTGGTAACGGCAATTAACCCGACACCCGCCGGGGAAGGAAAAACTACAACAACCGTTGGCCTGGGGGATGCTTTGTCCCGCTTAGGAAAGAAAACTGTTATTGCTTTACGGGAACCATCCTTAGGCCCAAGCTTTGGGGTAAAGGGTGGTGCCGCCGGTGGTGGTTATGCTCAGGTCGTGCCGATGGAAGATATTAACCTCCATTTTACCGGGGACCTGCACGCAATTACTACAGCGCATAACCTTTTAGCAGCGATGATTGATAACCACATCCATCAAGGAAACGAATTGGGGATTGACCCCAGGAGAGTTGTTTGGCGCCGGGTGGTAGACTTAAACGACCGGGCTCTTCGCAAGGTAGTAATCGGTCTTGGCGGTCCGGCTCAAGGGGTACCCCGGGAAACGGGCTTTGATATTACCGTTGCTTCCGAAATTATGGCTATCCTTTGCTTAGCTTCCGACCTCATGGACTTAAAAGAAAGATTTAACCGGATTTTAATTGGATATACATACGACCAAAAGCCGGTTTATGCCAGAGATTTGAAAGCCGCTGGCGCAATGACTGTTTTAATGAAAGATGCAATTAAACCTAATTTAGTGCAAACCTTAGAACACACCCCGGCTTTTGTGCATGGTGGTCCGTTTGCTAATATCGCTCATGGTACTAACTCTATTTTGGCCGATAAGATTGCTTTAAAACTTGCCGATTACCTGGTAACCGAAGCAGGTTTCGGTGCTGACCTTGGCGCTGAAAAGTTCTTCAACGTTGTTTGCCGGTTTGCCGGATTTAAACCTTCGGCAGTAGTTATCGTTGCAACGGTTCGGGCCTTAAAATACAACGGTGGTGTACCGCGGGCCGAACTCAATAAAGAAAATCTTGAAGCATTAGAAAAAGGTTTTGCTAATTTAGAAAAGCACATTGAAAATATCGGTAAGTTTGGTTTACCGGCGGTAGTTGCCATTAACCGCTTCCCCACCGACACCGATGCCGAGCTCAACAAGCTCCGGGAGCTCATTGAAGCTACCGGTGCTGAGTTTGCTTTATCGGAAGTTTGGGCCAAGGGCGGTGAAGGTGGAATCGAATTAGCTCAAAAGGTGCTTAAAGTGATTGAAGAAAAACCAGCCAATTTCCGTTACCTCTACGATTTAGAAATGCCGATTAAGCAGAAGATTGAAACCATTGCCCGGGAAATTTACGGTGCCGATGGGGTTGTCTTTACCGCAGATGCGGAAAAGACCTTGGCCAAGTTTGAAGAAATGGGCTTTGGCAATATGCCGGTAATTATGGCCAAAACCCAGTACTCGTTATCCGATGACCCGAACAAACTTGGAAGACCGACCGGCTTTAACATTACGGTGCGGGAGCTGCGGGCTTCGGTGGGGGCAGGCTTTATCGTGGCCATTACCGGCGATATCATGACTATGCCTGGGCTTCCCAAACGACCGGCAGCAGAGGTCATTGATATCGATGCTGACGGTAAAATTACCGGCTTATTCTAA
- a CDS encoding GrdX family protein gives MLVITNNPKVKDYIQRFTLEPRFTIIWVDGYTEDVLAKVRDLCHLGYKLLTHPLTGSIKPNQTPYKTVVLEKLEQESDYDSILTAEISYLKTKELLEKRSRPKEIELFLEDFAVIDLDFFKSFLYSMGLIT, from the coding sequence ATGCTGGTGATTACAAATAATCCGAAAGTCAAAGACTATATTCAAAGATTTACTTTAGAACCCCGCTTTACGATTATCTGGGTGGATGGATATACCGAAGATGTGTTAGCAAAAGTGCGTGATCTCTGCCATTTAGGTTATAAACTTTTAACCCATCCCTTGACCGGCAGCATTAAGCCAAACCAAACACCTTATAAAACCGTAGTTTTAGAAAAGCTCGAGCAAGAATCCGATTACGATTCCATCCTAACGGCTGAAATTAGCTATTTAAAAACCAAAGAGCTATTAGAAAAACGGTCTCGTCCCAAGGAAATCGAGCTCTTTCTGGAAGATTTTGCTGTAATAGACCTGGATTTTTTTAAAAGTTTCCTTTACAGCATGGGTCTTATTACATAA
- the grdA gene encoding glycine/sarcosine/betaine reductase complex selenoprotein A, with the protein MAILAGKKVIAVGDRDGVPGPAIAECAKSAGAEVVFATTECFVUTAAGTMDLQNQARIKELAEELGGENIVVLLGAAEPDTASLAAETVTLGDPTFAGPLAGVSLGLKVYHILEPEIKAEIDPAVYEEQAAMMEMVLDVDALAAEVSKMRKEGSKY; encoded by the coding sequence ATGGCAATTTTGGCCGGTAAAAAAGTTATTGCTGTAGGTGACCGTGACGGTGTCCCCGGTCCCGCTATAGCAGAGTGTGCCAAGAGTGCCGGAGCGGAAGTAGTATTTGCCACTACCGAGTGTTTTGTCTGAACTGCTGCCGGCACCATGGACCTGCAAAACCAGGCCCGTATTAAGGAACTTGCTGAAGAACTCGGCGGTGAAAATATCGTTGTCCTTTTAGGTGCAGCCGAACCGGACACCGCATCACTGGCAGCAGAAACCGTAACTCTGGGCGATCCTACTTTCGCAGGTCCATTAGCTGGAGTCTCGTTGGGACTCAAGGTTTATCACATTTTGGAACCCGAAATTAAGGCTGAAATTGACCCGGCCGTTTATGAAGAGCAGGCAGCCATGATGGAAATGGTTTTAGATGTTGATGCCTTAGCCGCCGAAGTATCCAAAATGAGAAAAGAGGGAAGCAAATATTAG
- the grdD gene encoding glycine/sarcosine/betaine reductase complex component C subunit alpha, with amino-acid sequence MEQVKRLIAEVLNEAADVIATGRALKNIRVGITLLGSEHGVLEVLKGAEMAAQNLPNVEVVVIGPEDVETRLTKVVVTDEKEGHRVMEKMLDSGELNAAVTMHYNFPIGTSTVGLVVTPAQGRKMFIATTTGTSSPDRVEGMVKNAIYGIAAAKAYGIKNPKVGILNVDGARQVERILKELQSRGYPIDFSESKRSDGGVVMRGNDLLAGTPDVMICDSLTGNLLIKIFSAYTTGGSYEALGYGYGPGIGEGFNKIINIISRASGAPVIAGAIEYAAAMAQGRLVEVAQAEIAAAKNAGLLELVKPLEKKETVEEVKMPPKKPVDKEIAGIDVLELENAQKLLWKHGIYAETGMGCTGPIILVAPDDLSQALKVLKENKVL; translated from the coding sequence ATGGAGCAGGTAAAAAGATTAATTGCGGAAGTGTTAAATGAAGCAGCGGATGTTATTGCCACCGGACGGGCTCTTAAAAACATCCGGGTAGGTATCACCCTTCTGGGCAGTGAACACGGTGTGCTTGAAGTGTTAAAAGGTGCCGAGATGGCCGCCCAAAACCTTCCTAACGTTGAAGTCGTAGTAATTGGTCCGGAAGATGTCGAAACCAGGCTCACTAAAGTCGTTGTCACCGATGAAAAAGAAGGCCACCGGGTAATGGAAAAGATGTTAGACTCCGGTGAATTAAATGCGGCCGTTACCATGCATTACAACTTCCCTATCGGCACCTCTACTGTAGGTTTGGTAGTAACCCCCGCTCAGGGCCGGAAAATGTTTATTGCCACTACCACCGGTACCTCTTCCCCCGACCGGGTGGAAGGAATGGTTAAAAACGCTATTTACGGCATTGCCGCTGCCAAAGCTTACGGAATTAAAAATCCTAAAGTTGGTATCTTAAATGTTGACGGCGCCCGGCAGGTAGAAAGAATTTTAAAAGAACTCCAAAGTCGCGGCTACCCAATTGATTTTAGCGAATCAAAGCGTTCCGACGGCGGTGTAGTAATGCGGGGTAACGACTTACTTGCCGGTACTCCCGACGTCATGATTTGCGATAGCTTAACCGGCAACCTCTTAATTAAAATCTTCTCCGCCTACACCACCGGTGGAAGTTACGAGGCTTTAGGCTACGGCTACGGTCCGGGAATTGGAGAAGGCTTTAACAAAATAATTAATATCATTTCCCGGGCCTCGGGCGCCCCGGTAATTGCCGGTGCTATTGAATACGCCGCCGCCATGGCCCAGGGTAGACTTGTAGAAGTTGCACAGGCAGAAATCGCAGCTGCTAAAAACGCAGGGCTTCTTGAATTGGTAAAACCTTTAGAGAAAAAAGAAACAGTCGAAGAAGTAAAAATGCCCCCGAAAAAACCGGTAGACAAAGAAATTGCCGGAATTGATGTTTTAGAATTGGAAAATGCCCAGAAGCTTTTATGGAAACACGGTATTTATGCCGAAACCGGCATGGGTTGCACCGGTCCCATTATTCTTGTAGCTCCGGACGACTTAAGTCAGGCCCTTAAAGTCTTAAAGGAAAATAAAGTATTGTAG
- a CDS encoding glycine/sarcosine/betaine reductase component B subunit produces MRLTLGKINIKGLEFGPSTRVENGVLYVNKDELTALLKEDNRISSVEVFLARPGESVRIVPVKDVIEPRVKVEGPGNIFPGFLGKVEMVGSGRTHVLKGAAVVTTGKIVGFQEGIIDMTGPGAEYTPFSKTYNVVVKIEPVDGLSQHEHESVVRLAGLKAAAYLGEAGKNITPDEEVTYEVAPLLEAASKYPGLPKVAYVYMLQTQGLLHDTYVYGVDAKRILPTLISPTEVFDGAIVSGNCVSACDKNTTYVHMNNPVIEELFARHGTDINFVGVIITNENVTLADKERSSSYTAKLAEMLGIDAAIVSEEGFGNPDADLVMNCRKLEQKGIKTVLITDEYAGRDGSSQSLADTTPEANAVVTAGNANETIVLPKLDTVIGHVGVVDVIAGGFAGSLRPDGSIEVEIQAITGATSEVGFNKLSAKGY; encoded by the coding sequence ATGCGGCTTACCCTTGGGAAAATTAACATTAAAGGGCTGGAATTTGGCCCCAGTACCCGGGTCGAAAACGGAGTTCTTTACGTTAATAAAGACGAATTAACAGCCTTATTGAAAGAGGATAACCGGATTAGCTCCGTTGAGGTTTTCTTAGCCCGCCCGGGCGAATCGGTACGAATTGTACCGGTAAAAGACGTCATTGAACCCCGGGTGAAGGTGGAAGGCCCAGGAAATATTTTCCCCGGTTTTCTCGGTAAAGTAGAAATGGTGGGCAGCGGCCGGACCCACGTTTTAAAAGGTGCTGCTGTGGTCACTACCGGAAAGATTGTAGGATTCCAGGAAGGAATTATTGACATGACCGGTCCTGGAGCCGAGTATACTCCTTTTTCCAAAACCTATAACGTTGTAGTTAAAATCGAACCGGTAGATGGATTAAGTCAACATGAACACGAAAGTGTGGTCCGGTTAGCCGGACTTAAAGCAGCGGCCTACCTTGGGGAAGCTGGTAAAAACATTACCCCCGATGAAGAGGTAACTTATGAAGTTGCTCCGCTCTTAGAAGCCGCTTCAAAGTACCCCGGACTTCCAAAAGTAGCTTATGTTTACATGCTCCAAACTCAGGGTTTACTGCACGATACTTACGTTTACGGGGTAGATGCCAAGCGTATTTTACCCACCCTCATCTCCCCTACCGAAGTATTTGACGGCGCTATAGTTAGCGGTAACTGTGTTTCGGCCTGTGACAAAAACACTACTTACGTGCACATGAATAACCCTGTAATTGAAGAATTATTTGCCCGTCACGGCACGGATATAAACTTTGTTGGCGTTATTATCACCAACGAAAACGTTACCTTAGCCGATAAAGAACGTTCCTCCAGCTACACCGCTAAACTTGCTGAAATGCTTGGAATTGACGCTGCAATCGTTTCCGAAGAAGGCTTCGGTAACCCTGATGCCGACCTGGTTATGAACTGCCGGAAGTTAGAGCAAAAAGGTATCAAAACCGTCCTTATCACCGACGAATACGCCGGTAGAGACGGCAGCTCGCAATCGCTGGCCGACACCACTCCAGAAGCCAATGCCGTGGTTACCGCCGGTAACGCCAACGAAACCATTGTGCTGCCCAAGTTAGATACTGTCATTGGCCATGTGGGAGTTGTCGATGTTATTGCCGGAGGTTTTGCCGGGTCACTACGGCCCGATGGCAGCATCGAAGTGGAAATTCAAGCAATAACCGGCGCTACCTCGGAAGTTGGCTTCAATAAACTATCCGCAAAAGGATATTAA
- a CDS encoding thioesterase family protein: MAESLTEGLEGTAKTTVSLEKTAKAVGSGSLEVFATPMMVALMEKAAVNAVAVALSPGETTVGTKIEVSHIKASPVGALVEAKAKLISVEGRKLTFLVEAFDEQGKIGEGRHERVRVNIEKFLEKVSSREK, encoded by the coding sequence ATGGCGGAAAGCCTTACCGAAGGCCTGGAAGGGACGGCTAAAACTACCGTTTCCCTGGAAAAAACGGCCAAGGCAGTGGGGAGTGGAAGTTTAGAAGTTTTTGCCACTCCAATGATGGTAGCTTTGATGGAAAAAGCGGCGGTAAATGCTGTTGCTGTTGCGTTATCTCCGGGAGAAACTACCGTGGGGACAAAAATTGAGGTTTCTCACATAAAAGCATCGCCCGTCGGTGCTTTGGTTGAAGCTAAAGCCAAATTGATTTCCGTTGAAGGGCGAAAGCTTACGTTTTTGGTGGAAGCTTTTGATGAGCAGGGGAAAATAGGGGAAGGACGGCATGAAAGGGTACGGGTGAACATTGAGAAATTTTTAGAAAAGGTAAGTTCCAGAGAAAAATAA
- the grdB gene encoding glycine reductase complex selenoprotein B, with the protein MAKFRVVHYLNQFFGQIGGEEKADTAPLKKDGPVGPGTALNGAFKGEAEVVGTVICGDSYFAENMEEALKQILSMIKEYNPDLVVAGPAFNAGRYGTACGAVAEAVVKNLGIPAVTGMYPENPGVEMYKKSVYIIATADSAIGMRNAIPKMAALGLKLLKKEEIGTPEQEGYIARGIRKNYFAEERGAKRAVDMLIAKIKGENFTTELPMPAFDRVPPNPAIKDLSKATIALVTSGGIVPKGNPDRIESSSASKFGKYSIAGVKDLTSDTFETAHGGYDPVYANQDADRVLPVDVLREMEAEGKIGKLHDYYYATVGNGTSVANAAKFGQAIAADLKASGVDAVILTSTUGTCTRCGAAMVKEIERAGIPVVHMCTIVPISKTVGANRIVPTVAIPHPLGNPALPADEEKALRRKLVEKALKALTTEVEGQTVFD; encoded by the coding sequence GTGGCTAAATTCCGTGTAGTCCATTATTTAAACCAGTTTTTCGGTCAAATAGGCGGCGAAGAAAAAGCAGATACTGCTCCCCTGAAAAAAGACGGTCCCGTAGGCCCTGGTACCGCTTTAAATGGTGCTTTTAAAGGAGAAGCGGAAGTTGTCGGTACCGTTATCTGCGGTGATAGCTATTTTGCCGAAAACATGGAAGAAGCCCTTAAGCAAATTCTATCAATGATCAAGGAATATAATCCTGACCTGGTGGTCGCCGGTCCCGCTTTTAACGCCGGCCGTTACGGTACCGCCTGCGGGGCGGTTGCCGAAGCGGTAGTAAAAAATCTTGGCATCCCTGCGGTAACCGGCATGTACCCGGAAAACCCAGGTGTAGAAATGTATAAAAAATCCGTTTACATCATAGCTACCGCCGATTCGGCCATCGGTATGCGCAATGCCATCCCCAAAATGGCCGCTCTGGGTCTTAAGCTCTTAAAGAAAGAAGAAATCGGTACTCCCGAACAGGAAGGCTACATTGCCCGGGGAATTCGGAAAAATTACTTTGCGGAAGAAAGAGGAGCCAAGCGGGCAGTAGACATGCTTATCGCCAAAATCAAGGGAGAAAATTTTACTACCGAACTTCCTATGCCTGCTTTTGACCGGGTTCCCCCTAATCCCGCCATAAAAGACCTTAGCAAAGCCACCATAGCTCTGGTAACTTCCGGCGGTATTGTTCCCAAGGGCAATCCCGACCGGATTGAATCGTCGTCAGCTTCAAAGTTCGGTAAATACTCTATCGCTGGCGTAAAAGACTTAACCAGCGATACCTTTGAGACCGCCCATGGCGGCTATGATCCGGTTTACGCCAATCAAGACGCCGACAGAGTTTTACCGGTTGACGTTTTAAGGGAAATGGAAGCGGAAGGTAAAATTGGCAAACTGCACGATTACTACTATGCTACCGTTGGTAACGGTACTTCTGTGGCCAATGCTGCTAAATTCGGTCAGGCCATTGCTGCCGATTTAAAAGCTTCCGGAGTAGATGCGGTCATTCTTACCTCCACCTGAGGTACCTGCACTCGCTGCGGTGCAGCGATGGTCAAGGAGATTGAACGGGCCGGTATTCCCGTAGTTCACATGTGCACCATCGTTCCCATCAGTAAAACCGTTGGTGCTAACCGAATTGTACCAACCGTTGCTATTCCTCACCCCCTCGGCAATCCTGCCCTTCCGGCGGATGAGGAAAAAGCTTTAAGAAGAAAACTCGTGGAAAAAGCATTAAAGGCTCTTACCACCGAAGTGGAAGGGCAAACGGTATTTGACTAA
- a CDS encoding thioredoxin family protein, producing the protein MAGNIIELNKDNFEEEVLKSELPVLVDFWGPRCVPCMGLMPVVEELAEIYAGKMKFTKLNTAENRRLAIQLKVMSLPTFQFYKNGELVDQLQGNFGREEIEEKIRAIIG; encoded by the coding sequence ATGGCGGGAAACATAATTGAGCTAAACAAAGACAATTTTGAAGAAGAAGTTTTAAAAAGCGAGCTTCCGGTTCTGGTGGACTTCTGGGGTCCCCGGTGCGTACCCTGCATGGGTTTAATGCCGGTAGTAGAAGAATTGGCCGAAATCTATGCGGGTAAAATGAAGTTTACCAAATTAAACACTGCCGAAAACCGGAGGCTTGCCATTCAGCTTAAAGTTATGAGCCTTCCTACTTTCCAGTTTTATAAAAACGGCGAACTTGTAGACCAGCTACAAGGTAATTTTGGCCGCGAAGAAATTGAAGAAAAAATTCGGGCCATTATCGGCTAA
- the trxB gene encoding thioredoxin-disulfide reductase has protein sequence MERYDVIIIGAGPAGLSAALYSARSKLSTLYIEKLSTGGQAATTDEIENYPGFAHGISGPELTAQMEEQAKRFGAKKLLAEVKGIELAGADRIVKTTKGNFVAKVVIIASGAAPKLLGCPGEQEFRSRGVSYCATCDAAFYEGANVMVVGGGDSAVEEACYLTKFADKVTLVHRRDTLRATKVLQERAFANEKLEILWNTVVEEIIGTDVVEKVRLKNVVTGEVFEREIDGIFIYVGLKPNTEFVKGLVNLDEQGYIITDENMRTNIPGIYAAGDVRQKLLRQVVTAAADGAIAAYHAEKYLEECTE, from the coding sequence ATGGAAAGATACGATGTAATCATCATCGGCGCCGGTCCTGCTGGACTTTCCGCAGCTCTTTACAGCGCCCGGAGTAAGCTTTCCACCCTTTATATTGAAAAGCTTTCCACCGGCGGACAGGCTGCCACTACCGATGAAATTGAAAATTATCCGGGATTTGCCCATGGGATTTCCGGCCCGGAACTTACCGCCCAAATGGAGGAACAAGCAAAGCGTTTTGGTGCCAAAAAACTTTTGGCCGAAGTAAAGGGGATTGAGCTTGCGGGGGCTGACCGGATCGTCAAAACCACCAAAGGTAACTTTGTTGCGAAAGTGGTAATTATCGCTTCCGGTGCTGCACCTAAACTTCTTGGCTGTCCGGGAGAGCAAGAATTCAGATCCCGGGGGGTTTCCTACTGTGCTACCTGTGACGCCGCTTTTTACGAAGGCGCCAACGTCATGGTCGTAGGGGGTGGCGATTCAGCGGTTGAGGAAGCCTGTTACCTTACCAAGTTTGCTGATAAGGTAACCCTTGTCCATCGCCGCGATACCTTGAGAGCCACCAAAGTTCTCCAGGAAAGGGCTTTTGCCAACGAAAAGCTGGAAATCCTTTGGAACACCGTGGTGGAAGAAATTATCGGCACCGACGTTGTGGAAAAAGTGCGCTTAAAAAACGTGGTCACCGGTGAAGTTTTTGAAAGGGAAATTGACGGAATCTTTATCTATGTTGGCCTTAAGCCCAATACCGAGTTTGTCAAAGGCTTAGTAAACCTGGACGAACAGGGGTACATTATTACCGATGAAAACATGCGCACCAACATTCCCGGAATCTACGCCGCCGGCGATGTCCGGCAAAAACTGTTACGGCAGGTAGTAACTGCCGCTGCTGACGGTGCTATTGCTGCTTACCATGCGGAAAAATATCTTGAAGAATGTACCGAGTAA
- the grdC gene encoding glycine/sarcosine/betaine reductase complex component C subunit beta encodes MPVLKGVGQCLIHAPDLLYHNGTTQTVERLKNPDSEYLKKLPEHLRKYDDAVAYAPNQAYIGNIGLEELKTIPRPWYTNSINGASRFGKYGEIMPEDEFYGLLKIADAFDLVILEESFQEEVKEKLAKHKLINEQLLARLTNAKPPGEIEKLVTSHTAEGLYLGEKLVGCVRQAHEIDENLSAHIMLENLVVKASGILAVLHLLANTGINPEEVDYIIECSEEACGDMNQRGGGNFAKAIGEIAGLVNANGSDVRGFCAGPAHALLHAASLVKSGTFKNVVVVGGGAVAKLGMNGKDHVNKGMPVLEDMLGAFAILVSENDGLNPIIRLDVIGKHNIGSGASPQQVMKALVAEPLAKLGRKITEIDYYSVEMQNPELTEPAGAGNVPEANYKMIGALAVMAGEIGRADIHKFVEKHGLPGFAPTQGHIPSGVPALGFFRDALLEGKISSAMVIGKGSLFLARMTNLFDGLSLLIEKNPGKVEETTGLTKEAVREMVAEYLREMAKGLLS; translated from the coding sequence ATGCCGGTCTTAAAAGGTGTTGGCCAGTGCCTCATTCATGCCCCTGACCTTTTGTACCACAACGGAACCACCCAGACGGTTGAAAGGCTAAAAAACCCTGACTCTGAATACCTGAAAAAACTTCCCGAACATTTGCGGAAGTATGACGATGCTGTAGCTTACGCCCCAAACCAAGCATACATCGGTAATATCGGTCTTGAAGAGTTAAAAACCATTCCCCGCCCCTGGTACACAAACTCCATTAATGGAGCTTCCCGTTTTGGCAAGTACGGTGAAATAATGCCCGAAGACGAATTTTACGGACTCTTAAAAATAGCCGACGCCTTTGACCTCGTTATCCTGGAAGAAAGTTTTCAGGAAGAGGTCAAGGAAAAACTTGCCAAACATAAGCTAATAAACGAACAACTGCTTGCCCGCCTTACAAACGCCAAACCCCCGGGGGAAATTGAAAAGTTGGTAACCTCCCACACAGCGGAAGGTTTATACCTCGGGGAAAAATTAGTAGGTTGCGTGCGGCAGGCCCATGAAATTGACGAAAACTTATCGGCCCATATTATGTTAGAAAACCTTGTGGTAAAAGCATCGGGCATTTTAGCAGTCCTCCATCTTTTAGCCAATACCGGAATTAATCCTGAGGAAGTAGATTACATTATCGAATGTTCCGAAGAAGCCTGCGGTGACATGAACCAAAGAGGTGGCGGTAACTTTGCTAAAGCTATTGGTGAAATTGCCGGTTTGGTAAACGCCAACGGCTCCGACGTGCGCGGCTTTTGTGCCGGTCCTGCCCATGCCCTTTTACATGCTGCATCCCTGGTAAAATCCGGTACCTTTAAAAACGTTGTAGTTGTAGGTGGCGGTGCCGTTGCCAAACTCGGAATGAACGGCAAAGACCACGTCAATAAAGGAATGCCGGTTTTAGAAGACATGCTGGGAGCTTTTGCGATACTGGTCTCGGAAAACGATGGCCTTAACCCAATCATCCGCCTGGATGTTATTGGCAAACACAATATTGGTAGCGGCGCTTCTCCGCAACAGGTAATGAAAGCCCTGGTGGCCGAACCTCTTGCCAAACTTGGCCGGAAAATCACCGAAATTGATTACTATTCGGTAGAAATGCAAAACCCGGAACTTACCGAACCGGCCGGCGCCGGCAACGTACCGGAAGCTAATTACAAGATGATCGGTGCTTTGGCGGTTATGGCAGGAGAAATCGGCCGGGCCGATATCCACAAGTTCGTGGAAAAACACGGATTACCCGGCTTTGCTCCCACTCAAGGTCACATTCCTTCCGGAGTTCCGGCCCTTGGGTTCTTTAGGGATGCTCTCTTGGAAGGCAAAATTTCTTCGGCCATGGTTATTGGCAAGGGGAGTCTGTTCCTGGCCCGGATGACCAACCTGTTTGACGGTTTATCGCTTTTAATTGAGAAGAACCCCGGTAAGGTGGAGGAAACTACCGGCCTTACAAAAGAAGCCGTTCGGGAAATGGTTGCCGAGTACTTAAGGGAAATGGCCAAAGGCCTTCTTTCCTAA